A stretch of the Clostridium fungisolvens genome encodes the following:
- a CDS encoding AAA family ATPase: MRPIKLTICAFGPYADEQTIDFEALKDKNIFLITGPTGAGKTTIFDAISFALYGEASGSSRDKDSLRSDFALDDNVTFVELEFELRGKVYRIKRYPQQLKRKARGEGYTLKGAEAELILHNGNVITKVNNVDEKISEILGISKQQFKQIVMLPQGEFRKLLEAESVEREAIFRKIFGTEAFLEIQNRLDIQRKKLYGEIMNVSNERKTYIRNIDCGDDDKLVTLINAEDLNIIEILSESKLNVEQDENKVAEIRVTLEEAIKEQDKLQKEMFQGQEINKKLDNNKTLKEILNIELDKKDIYISKEASLVSARSAAEVRQVEEVLEGKIVDKRSKDIVIKQNILSLENITKIMEDAKLKLESVAKREEEKNKLLSDISILKSYEIKVKDYEAKKKNLIELDNSIKFKDKLRTDLKQKLIIFKKTIEEKSLLVRQLQKEQTELSSREIDLTNKKIQIEELRNLYKYYQEYSKSFSIYDTEKKDYASIESKFKKEKQEYEHLDELFKKGQAGLLSKELVQGMPCPVCGSTEHPSPATIVKEVPTESELKMLKESFDKINQEYQNKLQRLSALNASLVELEKRYKEQEGKLQGVLGEDFLILNINNKLKNIAEAGKTLASEYDVLNKQIEKLKNNLLLKEKIEAEIDKLNKEYETESSNQERLDNEYTELFGKIRAEQELLTSIENEIPESIRSLSALQNRIISNEKLIEDIINSLNRAQQDFNKATTNKASAEAELKTQKDNAKEIESQIVIIQEKLNAKIIECGFKDFEHYKAAFLTMEDMKILEKQLKEYNENLKSLQDRYDASAKDIENLSYVKLDDINNELIVLKDREKTIREQEKKISFRINTNIKAFNKIEELTNLISDQEEKYSKVAELARVVNGDNAERVTFERYVLAAYFDEIIEAANSRLYKMAGGRFILRRKEEKGKGRKQEGLELEVFDNYTGKARHVKTLSGGEGFKASLCLALGLADVIQAYAGGINLDTMFVDEGFGTLDPESLDNAIQCLIDLQQGGRLVGIISHVPELKERIDARLEITPAREGSKAKFNFI, translated from the coding sequence ATGAGACCTATAAAATTAACTATATGTGCTTTTGGCCCTTATGCAGATGAGCAGACTATAGACTTTGAGGCATTAAAGGATAAAAATATATTCTTGATAACTGGTCCAACTGGAGCAGGTAAAACAACTATATTTGATGCTATAAGCTTTGCACTTTATGGTGAGGCTTCTGGAAGCAGCAGGGATAAGGACAGTCTTAGAAGTGATTTTGCATTAGATGATAATGTAACCTTTGTAGAACTGGAGTTTGAACTTAGAGGAAAGGTCTATAGAATAAAGAGATATCCTCAACAACTAAAAAGAAAGGCTAGAGGAGAAGGGTATACACTAAAAGGTGCTGAGGCTGAACTTATTTTACATAACGGAAATGTAATAACTAAAGTAAATAATGTAGATGAAAAGATAAGCGAAATACTTGGAATAAGTAAACAGCAATTTAAGCAGATTGTGATGCTTCCTCAAGGGGAATTCAGAAAGCTTTTAGAGGCTGAAAGTGTAGAGAGAGAAGCTATATTTAGGAAGATATTTGGTACAGAAGCTTTTTTAGAGATTCAAAATAGATTGGATATTCAAAGAAAGAAGCTTTATGGAGAAATAATGAATGTAAGTAATGAAAGAAAAACTTACATAAGAAATATAGATTGCGGTGATGATGATAAGCTTGTTACCTTAATTAATGCTGAAGATTTAAATATTATAGAAATATTATCTGAAAGTAAGCTAAATGTAGAGCAGGATGAAAATAAGGTAGCTGAAATAAGAGTTACTTTAGAAGAAGCAATAAAAGAGCAAGATAAATTGCAAAAAGAAATGTTTCAAGGACAAGAGATAAATAAAAAACTTGATAATAATAAAACACTTAAAGAAATACTTAATATTGAATTGGATAAAAAAGATATATATATAAGTAAGGAAGCCTCACTTGTGTCAGCTAGAAGTGCAGCTGAAGTTAGACAGGTAGAGGAAGTTCTTGAAGGTAAAATAGTAGATAAAAGATCAAAAGATATTGTAATAAAGCAAAATATATTAAGCCTAGAGAACATTACAAAGATAATGGAAGATGCAAAGTTAAAGCTAGAAAGTGTAGCTAAAAGAGAAGAAGAAAAGAATAAGCTTCTAAGTGACATATCAATCCTTAAAAGTTACGAAATAAAGGTTAAAGATTATGAAGCTAAAAAGAAAAACTTAATTGAATTGGATAATTCTATTAAGTTTAAAGATAAGCTAAGAACTGATTTAAAACAAAAATTAATTATTTTCAAGAAAACTATAGAAGAGAAAAGTCTTTTAGTTAGACAACTTCAAAAAGAGCAGACAGAGTTATCTTCTAGAGAAATTGATTTAACAAATAAGAAAATACAGATTGAAGAGCTCAGAAATCTATATAAATATTATCAGGAATATAGTAAATCATTTTCAATATATGATACTGAAAAGAAGGATTATGCAAGTATAGAGTCAAAGTTTAAAAAAGAAAAACAGGAATATGAGCATCTAGATGAGTTATTTAAAAAAGGTCAAGCAGGACTTTTATCTAAGGAACTTGTGCAAGGAATGCCTTGTCCTGTTTGCGGTTCAACAGAGCATCCAAGTCCCGCCACAATAGTTAAAGAAGTTCCTACTGAAAGTGAACTTAAAATGCTAAAGGAAAGCTTTGATAAGATAAATCAAGAATATCAAAATAAGCTGCAAAGATTATCAGCTTTAAATGCTTCATTGGTTGAATTGGAGAAAAGATATAAGGAACAGGAAGGAAAACTTCAAGGAGTTCTAGGAGAAGATTTCTTAATTTTAAATATAAATAATAAGCTTAAGAATATAGCGGAGGCAGGAAAAACCTTAGCATCTGAATATGACGTTTTAAATAAGCAAATAGAAAAGTTGAAAAACAATTTACTGTTAAAAGAGAAAATTGAGGCTGAAATTGATAAATTAAATAAAGAATATGAGACAGAATCAAGTAATCAGGAAAGGCTTGACAATGAATATACAGAGCTATTTGGTAAGATAAGAGCTGAACAAGAACTGTTAACTAGTATCGAGAATGAAATACCTGAGAGCATAAGATCTTTAAGTGCTCTTCAAAATAGGATAATTAGTAATGAAAAGTTAATAGAAGACATTATAAATTCTTTAAATAGAGCTCAACAGGATTTTAATAAAGCAACTACCAATAAAGCTTCAGCAGAAGCGGAGCTAAAGACTCAAAAGGATAATGCTAAGGAAATAGAAAGTCAGATAGTAATAATACAAGAAAAGTTAAATGCTAAGATAATTGAATGTGGATTTAAGGATTTTGAACACTACAAAGCAGCTTTCTTAACTATGGAAGATATGAAAATCCTAGAGAAGCAACTCAAGGAGTACAATGAGAATCTTAAGTCGTTACAAGATAGATATGATGCTTCAGCAAAAGATATTGAAAATCTAAGTTATGTTAAGTTAGATGATATTAATAACGAGCTAATAGTGTTAAAAGATAGAGAAAAGACAATTAGAGAACAAGAGAAAAAGATATCATTTAGAATTAATACCAATATTAAAGCGTTCAACAAAATAGAAGAACTTACTAATTTGATCAGTGATCAGGAAGAGAAGTATTCTAAGGTAGCAGAACTTGCTAGAGTAGTGAATGGAGATAATGCAGAAAGGGTAACTTTCGAAAGATATGTACTTGCTGCATATTTTGATGAAATAATAGAAGCTGCTAACTCAAGACTTTACAAGATGGCTGGTGGAAGATTTATATTAAGAAGAAAAGAAGAAAAGGGAAAGGGAAGAAAACAAGAAGGCTTAGAGCTTGAAGTGTTTGACAATTACACAGGAAAGGCAAGGCATGTTAAAACATTATCTGGAGGCGAAGGTTTTAAGGCTTCTCTATGTTTAGCTTTAGGCCTTGCAGATGTAATTCAAGCATATGCTGGCGGAATAAATTTAGATACGATGTTTGTTGATGAAGGATTTGGAACTTTAGATCCAGAATCTCTAGATAATGCTATACAGTGTTTAATTGATTTACAACAAGGGGGAAGACTTGTTGGCATAATATCACATGTTCCTGAATTAAAGGAAAGAATAGATGCTAGACTAGAAATTACACCTGCAAGAGAAGGAAGTAAAGCAAAGTTCAACTTTATTTAA
- a CDS encoding DegV family protein, whose amino-acid sequence MKDFVILTDSGCDLSAEIINKFSLNYIGLVCNLNGQEFVEDFGKTLTYKEFYDNIRNGSMPTTSQVNSYRFYEEFEKFVKDDVPVLYIGFSSALSGTFNSGLIARNEILEKYPNADISVVDTKAASMGHGLLVYYAAKLKEQGKSKDEVVQWLEENKSRLCHLFTVDDLNHLKRGGRISPTAAAIGSLLNIKPVLYVNDDGELKNFSKAKGSKRAIKMLFEKFEQHVVNPEEQTVFISHSDYIDGAENLAEMIKEKYKVKEIVINYIGTVIGSHTGVGTIALFFLGDHREP is encoded by the coding sequence ATGAAAGATTTTGTTATACTCACTGACTCTGGATGCGATCTATCAGCAGAAATTATAAATAAATTTAGCCTTAATTATATAGGCCTAGTCTGCAACTTAAACGGACAAGAATTTGTTGAGGACTTTGGAAAAACTCTTACATATAAAGAGTTCTATGATAATATAAGAAATGGTTCAATGCCTACCACTAGCCAAGTAAACAGCTACAGATTTTATGAGGAATTTGAAAAATTCGTTAAAGATGATGTACCTGTATTATACATTGGCTTCTCATCTGCTCTAAGTGGTACTTTTAATAGTGGATTAATAGCTAGAAATGAAATACTTGAAAAATACCCCAATGCAGATATATCTGTTGTTGACACGAAAGCAGCTTCTATGGGACATGGACTTCTAGTATATTATGCAGCAAAACTTAAAGAACAAGGCAAATCAAAGGATGAAGTAGTTCAATGGCTTGAAGAAAACAAATCAAGACTATGTCACTTATTTACAGTTGATGACCTTAATCATTTAAAAAGAGGTGGTAGAATATCTCCTACTGCAGCAGCTATAGGAAGCCTTCTAAATATAAAACCTGTTCTTTACGTAAATGATGATGGCGAGCTTAAAAACTTTTCAAAGGCTAAAGGAAGTAAAAGAGCTATTAAAATGCTTTTTGAAAAATTTGAGCAACATGTTGTGAATCCTGAAGAGCAAACTGTATTTATATCCCATAGTGACTATATAGATGGAGCAGAAAATTTAGCTGAAATGATAAAAGAGAAGTATAAGGTAAAAGAAATTGTAATCAACTATATCGGAACTGTAATAGGCAGCCATACTGGAGTTGGAACAATTGCTTTGTTCTTCTTAGGAGATCATAGAGAACCTTAA
- a CDS encoding Nramp family divalent metal transporter has product MKILDFLKKEDHKPKHMALDFLKYIGPGMLVTVGFIDPGNWASNIAAGSSYGYKLLWMVTLSTIMLIVLQHNAAHLGIVTGLCISEAINKHIKPVLARMITSTAVFAAVGTAMAEILGASIALNMLFHIPLKIGAIISSLVILWMLFSNSYKKIEKIIIGFVSIIGLAFIIEVCLVDVSWGQAIKGWVTPSFPTGSLPIIMSVLGAVVMPHNLFLHSEIIQSRQWNLQDKSIMEKQLKYEFMDTLFSMIVGWAINSAMILVAVSFFVNNMQVTELEQAQILLKPLLGNAAAIIFAIALLFAGISSSVTAGMAGASIFAGLFDEPYDIHDKHTKAGVLVTIIPALIIIFFVSNPFKGLIYSQMLLSIQLPITIFTQIYLTSSKAVMGEYKNTRWENIVLWVIGAIVALLNVALLIDTIIH; this is encoded by the coding sequence ATGAAAATTTTAGATTTTTTAAAAAAAGAAGATCATAAGCCAAAGCATATGGCGCTAGACTTTTTAAAATATATTGGACCAGGAATGCTAGTAACAGTAGGATTTATAGACCCAGGAAATTGGGCTTCAAATATAGCAGCAGGTTCTTCCTATGGATATAAACTATTATGGATGGTTACATTATCTACTATCATGTTAATAGTGCTCCAGCATAATGCTGCACATCTAGGTATAGTTACAGGATTATGTATATCAGAAGCTATAAATAAGCATATAAAACCAGTATTAGCTAGAATGATAACTAGTACAGCAGTATTTGCTGCAGTTGGAACAGCTATGGCAGAAATACTCGGTGCATCCATAGCTTTGAATATGTTATTCCATATACCATTAAAGATTGGAGCTATTATATCAAGCTTAGTGATATTGTGGATGTTATTCTCCAATTCGTACAAGAAGATTGAGAAAATTATAATTGGATTTGTTTCGATAATAGGACTTGCATTTATAATTGAGGTATGCCTTGTAGATGTTAGCTGGGGACAAGCGATAAAAGGATGGGTTACACCATCATTTCCAACGGGTTCTCTTCCTATAATAATGAGTGTTCTTGGAGCAGTAGTAATGCCTCATAACTTGTTCCTACATTCAGAAATAATACAAAGCAGACAATGGAACCTTCAAGATAAGTCTATAATGGAAAAGCAATTGAAATATGAATTTATGGATACATTGTTTTCAATGATTGTTGGATGGGCAATAAATAGTGCTATGATACTTGTTGCAGTATCGTTCTTTGTGAACAATATGCAGGTTACTGAGTTAGAGCAAGCTCAAATACTATTAAAACCACTACTTGGAAATGCTGCCGCTATTATATTTGCAATAGCATTGCTTTTTGCAGGAATATCCTCAAGTGTAACTGCAGGAATGGCTGGAGCTTCTATATTTGCAGGATTATTTGATGAACCATACGATATTCATGATAAGCACACAAAAGCAGGGGTATTAGTAACTATAATTCCAGCACTTATAATAATATTTTTTGTTTCAAATCCATTCAAAGGGTTAATATATTCGCAAATGTTATTAAGTATACAGCTTCCAATAACAATATTTACTCAAATATACCTAACATCTTCAAAGGCGGTTATGGGAGAGTACAAGAATACTAGATGGGAGAATATAGTTCTATGGGTTATAGGTGCAATAGTTGCACTACTAAATGTAGCACTTTTAATAGATACTATAATTCATTAA
- a CDS encoding MerR family transcriptional regulator, which translates to MGYSIKEVSEKLNISQYTLRYYEKEGLIPYLHRNYSGRRVYSDNDLIWIKLIGCMKATGMSIAYIKNYVELTVQGKSTLLKRRQIIIEQKEIIETEIKKYSDLLEVVNIKLQRYDQIIRNEHEVNSSEE; encoded by the coding sequence ATGGGGTACTCCATAAAAGAGGTGTCAGAGAAACTTAATATATCACAATATACTTTAAGGTATTATGAAAAAGAAGGATTAATACCATATTTACATCGTAATTATAGTGGAAGAAGAGTTTATTCAGATAATGATTTGATTTGGATCAAGCTTATAGGATGTATGAAAGCTACTGGAATGTCCATTGCATATATAAAAAACTATGTAGAACTTACTGTTCAAGGAAAGAGTACATTGTTAAAGCGACGTCAAATTATAATTGAGCAAAAAGAAATAATTGAGACAGAAATAAAAAAATATAGTGATTTACTAGAGGTTGTAAATATAAAATTGCAGCGGTATGATCAGATAATTAGGAATGAGCATGAAGTCAATAGCAGTGAAGAGTAG
- a CDS encoding cation diffusion facilitator family transporter, producing MKFIFDFLIKRFVKDYENVNSQNVRQSYGSLGGKVGIIINSSILILELVIGLFLNSIAITADAFHNLTDALSSLITIVSFKLSNRPADDKHPFGYGRIEYLTALLFAAAILVVGVEFIRSSVLRILHPVEVPFNLVSFICMACALPLQIFLNRFTNYIGNKINSSALKASALESFTDILVLSMVTLSLLITRFTSFPIDGYVGVIVSLFILHSGFELGKEMLNTIIGSAPEKEFVDALINSVVSYKPITGVHDLVIHNYGPGRYIASLHAEVPHDVPIMEIHDVIDKVEKEIGHKMNVYLSIHMDPVKVDSPEVIKLKKKVFEHISKIDGVLSMHDFRVVGDCEEKTLIFDVVLDKPYFSEDKEKEVKGKIESSIENLYPSYKSIINFDREFY from the coding sequence ATGAAATTTATCTTTGATTTTTTGATCAAGAGATTTGTAAAGGACTATGAGAATGTTAATTCACAAAATGTCAGACAATCCTATGGTTCGCTTGGAGGGAAAGTAGGCATTATAATTAATTCTTCAATTCTTATTTTGGAACTTGTAATTGGTCTGTTCCTTAATAGTATAGCTATTACTGCTGACGCTTTTCATAACTTAACAGATGCATTATCTTCACTTATAACCATAGTCAGCTTTAAGTTATCAAATCGTCCTGCAGATGATAAACATCCTTTTGGATATGGAAGAATAGAATACCTTACAGCACTTTTATTTGCAGCTGCAATACTTGTAGTTGGGGTTGAGTTTATAAGAAGCTCAGTTTTACGTATACTTCATCCAGTAGAGGTACCTTTTAATTTAGTAAGCTTTATTTGTATGGCCTGTGCTTTGCCACTGCAGATCTTTCTTAATAGATTTACTAACTATATAGGTAATAAGATTAATTCATCAGCTTTAAAGGCTTCGGCTTTAGAATCTTTTACTGATATTTTAGTGTTGTCAATGGTTACATTATCATTACTAATAACTAGGTTTACATCTTTCCCTATAGATGGCTACGTGGGAGTAATAGTATCACTATTTATTCTTCATTCAGGCTTTGAACTTGGAAAAGAAATGCTTAATACAATAATAGGATCAGCACCTGAAAAAGAATTTGTTGATGCTTTGATAAATAGTGTAGTAAGTTACAAGCCTATTACAGGAGTGCATGATTTAGTTATTCATAACTATGGGCCAGGCAGGTATATAGCTTCTCTACATGCTGAGGTTCCACATGATGTACCTATTATGGAAATTCATGATGTTATAGATAAAGTTGAGAAAGAGATAGGACATAAAATGAACGTATATCTTTCAATACACATGGATCCAGTGAAAGTAGATAGCCCAGAGGTTATAAAACTAAAGAAGAAAGTTTTTGAGCATATAAGTAAAATAGATGGCGTATTATCTATGCATGATTTTAGAGTTGTTGGTGATTGCGAAGAAAAAACACTTATATTCGATGTTGTATTAGATAAGCCTTATTTTAGTGAAGATAAGGAAAAAGAAGTTAAGGGCAAGATAGAAAGTTCTATAGAAAATTTATATCCATCATATAAAAGCATAATTAATTTTGATAGAGAGTTCTATTAA
- a CDS encoding glycoside hydrolase family 16 protein, which translates to MSKIGKFLAIPAILALTASFMPYTNTTTVKAATASTLVWSDEFNGTSINTSNWTFDTGAGGWGNSELQYYTNRSENARVANGNLIIEARKESYGGAAYTSARLKTQGLKNWTYGRVEARIKMPQGQGLWPAFWMLGQNITQVGWPACGEIDIMEHINLENVIHGTIHWDNNGHAYYGNPSGNIDVTQYHTYAIQWDTNSIKWFVDGVQFNEANIANNINGTDEFHKPFFIILNLAVGGTWPGNPNTSTAFPAQMLVDYVRVYQ; encoded by the coding sequence ATGTCTAAAATAGGAAAATTTCTTGCTATACCTGCTATACTTGCACTTACCGCATCATTCATGCCTTATACTAATACAACAACAGTGAAAGCTGCTACTGCTTCAACCTTAGTTTGGAGTGATGAATTTAACGGAACTTCTATTAACACCTCAAACTGGACCTTTGATACAGGTGCAGGCGGTTGGGGAAACAGCGAGCTTCAATATTATACTAATAGATCTGAAAATGCTAGAGTAGCAAACGGAAACCTAATCATAGAAGCTAGAAAAGAAAGTTATGGTGGTGCAGCTTACACTTCAGCTAGATTAAAAACTCAAGGTCTTAAGAACTGGACTTACGGAAGAGTTGAGGCTAGAATAAAAATGCCTCAAGGACAAGGTCTATGGCCTGCATTTTGGATGCTTGGACAAAATATAACTCAAGTTGGTTGGCCTGCATGTGGAGAAATTGATATTATGGAACATATCAATCTTGAAAACGTTATTCATGGTACTATACATTGGGATAATAATGGTCATGCATACTATGGAAACCCATCAGGAAATATCGATGTAACTCAATATCACACTTATGCAATTCAATGGGATACTAATTCAATAAAGTGGTTCGTTGATGGAGTTCAATTCAATGAAGCAAATATAGCTAACAATATAAATGGCACTGATGAGTTCCATAAACCATTTTTTATAATCTTAAACTTAGCTGTTGGCGGAACCTGGCCAGGTAACCCAAATACATCAACTGCATTCCCTGCACAAATGCTTGTTGACTACGTTAGAGTATATCAATAA
- a CDS encoding polysaccharide deacetylase family protein, whose protein sequence is MKKRYNKTKSLRKRIRALFFCVLILMSSIIITNRYTQSDSEKTKEVQSYSEIKQGNRNENLVNVVYESSSDNNDLVANSKNNNIKRENGGEVVNSVDEDSNSFDCGKIQDFLTKNIRIEDNKKIAFLTFDDGPSTTVTPRILNILKENNVKATFFIVGKQLEEAPEAKNILLETYKQGNAIANHTYSHNYSKLYPHGIVDVNNFMAEVEQNNHILKAVLGENFNTKVIRYPGGHASWKGTEGLDKKLEDKNYKYIDWNALIGDAEGGAKTKDQLIKRYHQTFIGQEKVVLLMHDTYGKQSTAEALPYIIGDLKSKGYEFRTLK, encoded by the coding sequence TTGAAGAAAAGATACAATAAAACCAAAAGTTTAAGGAAAAGAATTAGAGCTTTATTTTTTTGTGTTCTAATTTTAATGTCATCTATAATTATTACTAATAGGTACACACAAAGCGATTCAGAAAAAACAAAAGAAGTACAATCATATAGTGAAATAAAACAAGGAAATAGAAATGAAAATTTAGTTAATGTGGTTTATGAATCTTCCAGTGATAATAATGATTTGGTTGCTAATTCAAAAAATAATAATATAAAAAGAGAAAATGGTGGAGAAGTAGTTAACTCTGTAGATGAAGATTCAAACAGTTTTGATTGTGGAAAGATACAAGATTTTCTAACAAAAAATATTAGAATAGAAGATAATAAAAAAATTGCATTTTTAACCTTTGATGATGGGCCTTCTACCACTGTTACACCAAGGATTCTAAATATCTTAAAAGAGAATAATGTAAAGGCTACATTCTTTATAGTAGGAAAGCAATTAGAGGAAGCTCCTGAAGCAAAAAATATACTTTTAGAGACTTATAAGCAAGGTAATGCTATAGCTAATCATACTTATTCACATAATTACTCAAAACTATATCCCCATGGCATAGTTGATGTAAATAACTTTATGGCTGAAGTAGAGCAAAACAACCATATACTGAAAGCTGTGTTAGGTGAAAACTTTAATACAAAAGTAATAAGATATCCTGGTGGACATGCATCTTGGAAAGGTACTGAAGGATTAGATAAGAAGCTTGAAGATAAAAACTATAAATATATAGATTGGAATGCTTTAATAGGAGATGCTGAAGGTGGTGCAAAAACGAAAGATCAGCTTATAAAAAGATATCATCAAACTTTTATAGGACAGGAAAAGGTTGTTTTATTAATGCATGACACATATGGTAAGCAAAGTACTGCAGAAGCGCTTCCATATATAATTGGTGATTTGAAAAGCAAAGGATATGAGTTTAGGACATTAAAGTAA